The Pseudomonas sp. KU26590 genomic sequence GCGAGCGCTCAGGCCGGTACGACAATGGCCGCAGCCACTGCGGCGACGGCAACTGCGAGCGCAACTACTGCAGGCCTGGGGAACATGATAGCCACTGCGGCTTTGACGTCGATGGCTAGCAGCGCAGCCGTGAGCGTCATTAACAACAAAGGCAACCTCGGGGCGACGGTAAAAGACATTACGTCCTCCCAGTCAATAAAGGGATATCTCACCTCTGCGGCAATGGCCGGCGTTATGCCTGGCTATGACCCTGCTTCGCTGGGCTTCAACCTCAGCAGCGCTCAAATCGTCTTGATGAAGTCAGCGTCTGATGCGTTCGTTAATACCGTGATCAATGGGGGCAGCTACTCAGACAATCTCGGTAATGCGCTGGTAGGTCAGGCTAGCAATATTGGTATGGCCATCGGCTTCAAGATGGTCGGCGACTGGGCGTTGGGCAAGTACGACGAAGGCAGCCCTCAAAAAGTAATGGCGCACGCGCTGGTGGGCGGGTTGCTCGCCGAAGCCACCGGCGGGGACTTCAAAACAGGAGCCGCTGCTGCTGGTGCTAATGAGGCACTGATCAATGTACTGAGCAGCATGGTGGGAGGTGACAAACAACTCGAAGTGATGGCCTCGAAGCTGACAGGGCTCGTGGCTGCAGCGGCAGTGGGTGGCGACGTCGCCAAAGGCGCTGAGATTGCACAGTACGCGACGACCTATAACCGTCAACTGCACACGTTTGAGCAAAAGGCACTGGTCGCAGAAGCTCAGAAGCTAGATCAGCAGGGCAAAAGCAACTCAGGGATGCCCTGGCAAACCTTGCTTAACTTCTACGCGAGTGCGGAAGTCGATGCGACCGACGCCGCGCGTTTGAAAGCCATTCTCGGCACAGCTAGCGACACTAATCCAGAGAAGCTCAATCTGCTGGACGATTTGAAGACTGTCGGCGCGTCGATATCCCGTCTTCAAAGTGAAAAAATAGCGCTTACATGGGCCGATGGAACGCCGATTATCGCCGACGGGGACAAGGTCTACGCGTTCTCGTCGACCTCAAAGCAATATGCAGATTCGGCACTGTTCAGTCCGAGCGCTAGCGGTTATTCAGGCGATGGTGCTGCGGCGATTCCCACCGACTGGGTGAAACAATTCGGGCCTGGCACCGCACTCCAGTATCAGAATGAAATCGGCTCTTTGAGCGGCGTGAACATTGGGGCGCAAGGGCAATACCAGCAACTGAGTACCCTGTTGGGAGGGGGCATAGTCCCTCTGATAGATGGCGATCTTGTGCTGGGGATGCTGGGCGGCGTCGGTGCGAAAGGCATGCTGGCCCTCCTCGCGGAGAAACGTGCGGCCAGCGTGGCGGCGAGCTCCAAGGTTTCGACCGGCACTCCTGTGTGGACCACCTCCGAAGGTCCTTATAGTGGACAGCTAACTGGGAATTATCCTTCACCAACTGCTACCGTTAGCGGGCAAGTTGTAGATGGCGTTGGTGACCTTGGCGGTGCTTTGGGTGCAAAAGGCTCTGGAGGTGCAATTGACGCTGGCTTTGATACTGCTAACCTGCAGAGTAAATTGCAGGGGTATCTCCTTGATGCAGGGCACCCTCAGAACCAAACCAAAGCCACTTGGTTTCAGCAGGCTCTTGGTTTTGACCAAAATAATTGGGAGGGATTGGCGTCGCAGATTCAATTTAATGAAGCGAAGGCCGTGGTGACAAAAGTAACTCAATATGGTCAGACGTTTGAGCAGAAAATCCCTATTGTCGGGACTAATGGGAGAACTATTGACGTACCTTTCGTATTTTTGAAAGATGGCTCAGGTATTGTTCGCCTTGTAACAGGAATTCCGGCCAAAAAATGAATATATTTCGCGAGAACGATGTAGTTCTTCTCCGGGAAGGAGTAGAAGCCAGAATAATTACTGGAGATGATATCTTTATACCCGAAGGGGAAGAGGGCACAGTTGTTATTGTGCATGGTAGTGCTGACCAGCCTTCGGCCTATGAAGTTGAGTTTTTTATTCCCGAGCAAAACGATTTTGCTCTAGCTACGGTGGATGCATGTTTAGTATGTAAAATCTAGCGATAAAAGGGGGCAGCCCCTTTTCATTGAACGTCAGTAGCGAGCTAACTTCTGGCGGTGACAT encodes the following:
- a CDS encoding DUF637 domain-containing protein produces the protein MNNAIASKDQLNLSVGVSLTSQQVAALTHDIVWLEEREVNGENVLVPVLYLAQADGRLAPNGALIAGKDVTLIAGQNLDNVGTLKATNNLSATAGNDLVNSGLISAGNRLDLLAGNDVINKAGGIIAGRDVTVTAIGGDVTNERSVTSLDSDVRGQLHKEYADNAARIEAANDLSVSAGRDINNIGSTLQAGRDMTLNAGRDVNTAATQLTDSLVLNSKHTSSDITQIGSTVTAGRDLSVQAGRDINAIASQIDAKRDIAMAATEDVTISSAADEEHSYSKSKKVKKQEDHVSQVQTEITAGGSVAVSAGQNLAVTSSRIAANDEAYLAAGNKLEVLAAQDNDYSLYDMKKKGSFGAKKTKHDEVTDVKNIGSEITAGGNLVLVSGGDQQYQVAKLNSGKDLTINSGGAINFEGVKDLHQESHEKSNTSLAWNSMSGKGKTDETLRQSELIAKGAVAINAVDGLHIEVKQVNQQTVSQAIDAMVKADPDLAWLKDAEKRGDVDWKLIKETHDAYKYSNSSLGQGAMLAIIIIVTALTAGVASGAVGAMASAQAGTTMAAATAATATASATTAGLGNMIATAALTSMASSAAVSVINNKGNLGATVKDITSSQSIKGYLTSAAMAGVMPGYDPASLGFNLSSAQIVLMKSASDAFVNTVINGGSYSDNLGNALVGQASNIGMAIGFKMVGDWALGKYDEGSPQKVMAHALVGGLLAEATGGDFKTGAAAAGANEALINVLSSMVGGDKQLEVMASKLTGLVAAAAVGGDVAKGAEIAQYATTYNRQLHTFEQKALVAEAQKLDQQGKSNSGMPWQTLLNFYASAEVDATDAARLKAILGTASDTNPEKLNLLDDLKTVGASISRLQSEKIALTWADGTPIIADGDKVYAFSSTSKQYADSALFSPSASGYSGDGAAAIPTDWVKQFGPGTALQYQNEIGSLSGVNIGAQGQYQQLSTLLGGGIVPLIDGDLVLGMLGGVGAKGMLALLAEKRAASVAASSKVSTGTPVWTTSEGPYSGQLTGNYPSPTATVSGQVVDGVGDLGGALGAKGSGGAIDAGFDTANLQSKLQGYLLDAGHPQNQTKATWFQQALGFDQNNWEGLASQIQFNEAKAVVTKVTQYGQTFEQKIPIVGTNGRTIDVPFVFLKDGSGIVRLVTGIPAKK